A single Gasterosteus aculeatus chromosome 2, fGasAcu3.hap1.1, whole genome shotgun sequence DNA region contains:
- the LOC120828695 gene encoding tumor necrosis factor receptor superfamily member 1A: MDFVLVMMLAYIFTGQSKSKFTTLKWDSCSAECPPGSHADGACDYPVGTYKCKMCTASTFTAINNTAKKCLRCSTCHYTAEERKPCNASSDVECGCKDGYYMDPHDKTRCQECNCRYCEDSDDKSMCQLCKKCQKAATASASASTATTSGPTTSNNKSGPSMHPILPNLNQTSWVLLVTVPVTLLLFLWLLLLLARSTAKYPDSCLCWGVNKNPEPPLEDPDFNEQSSPPYSHPNTLTLYISENTPMMTLSHSPSVLEHPVHISPLDHEHKATRQREQSDRWPAIVLYAIIKEVPLRRWKEFLRLLSLTDQQLERVELEAGLGLGSMERQYQMLRLWSQCSSATLNDVFSALRYMDLSGCAQQLKENLEKQQFAGLN, encoded by the exons ATGGATTTTGTCTTG GTAATGATGCTTGCTTACATTTTCACTGGACAGAGTAAGAGTAAGTTTACAACACTGAAATGGGATTCATGTTCTGCAGAATGCCCACCTG GGTCGCATGCAGATGGAGCTTGTGATTATCCAGTCGGAACGtacaaatgtaaaatgtgcaCCGCTTCCACATTCACAGCAATAAATAACACTGCAAAGAAGTGCCTGAGGTGTAGCACCTGTCATT ATACTGCGGAGGAAAGAAAGCCCTGCAACGCTTCCAGTGATGTGGAATGTGGCTGTAAAGACGGATACTACATGGATCCTCACGACAAGACGAGGTGTCAGGAATGCAACTGTAGGTACTGTGAAG ATTCTGACGATAAAAGCATGTGCCAGCTCTGCAAAAA GTGTCAGAAAGCTGCAACcgcatctgcatctgcatctacagctACGACCAGTGGACCCACAACTTCTAACAACAAATCTGGTCCTTCTATGCATCCGATTCTACCAAACC TGAATCAAACCTCGTGGGTGTTGCTCGTGACGGTTCCGGTGACTCTTCTGTTGTTcctttggctgctgctgctccttgcCAGGAGCACGGCCAAATATCCAGACAGTTGTCTCTGTTGGGGTGTTAACAAAAACCCGGAGCCGCCCCTAGAGGACCCCGACTTCAACG AACAAAGCAGTCCTCCATACAGCCACCCCAACACTCTG ACATTATACATATCTGAGAATACTCCCATGATGACTCTCAGCCACAGTCCATCCGTGCTTGAACATCCAGTCCACATCAGCCCACTAGACCACGAACACAAAG CCACAAGACAACGCGAGCAATCAGATCGCTGGCCTGCCATCGTCCTCTACGCGATTATCAAGGAGGTGCCCTTGCGTCGGTGGAAGGAGTTCTTGCGCCTGCTCTCGTTGACTGATCAGCAGCTGGAGCGCGTGGAGCTGGAGGCCGGTTTGGGTCTGGGCTCCATGGAGAGGCAGTACCAGATGCTGAGGCTGTGGAGTCAGTGTTCCTCCGCTACCCTGAACGATGTCTTCTCCGCCTTGCGCTACATGGATTTATCGGGCTGCGCCCAGCAGCTGAAGGAAAACCTGGAGAAGCAGCAGTTTGCAGGCCTGAACTGA